From Streptomyces sp. NBC_00775, one genomic window encodes:
- a CDS encoding ferredoxin reductase family protein, with product MTTTYERAALPRPARGRRRPRPSPAGPLLALLWAGAAAVVALWWYDTRSVVGLGGWLTDAGRICGLLCGYSCAILVALMARVPLLERRIGSDRVARWHAMAGRYTVCLLVAHVTLILFGYAAQDGSGIVDETLSVVFDYPDMLKATIGTLILFAVGITSARVARRRISHEFWYYVHLLTYVAVFLAFFHQLALGSDFVGSAAARAAWYVLYLGTAALVVWFRLLAPVRLNLRHKLRVESVYREAPGVFSIVVRGERLDELKAQAGQFFRWRFLAEGMRWTSTPYSLSAPPRPDLMRITVKALGDHSAAVGLLRPGTRVWAEGPYGALTAERSTAPKALLIAGGVGITPLRALFEELPGDLTLLYRARTAEDLALGAELEAIAKWRGARVLYAVNGADGTRPRFTAESLREAVPDIAGHDIYLCGPPAMARDLYEALRAAGVPDRRIHHESFEL from the coding sequence ATGACCACGACGTACGAGCGGGCGGCCCTCCCGCGCCCTGCACGAGGGCGCCGACGCCCCCGGCCCTCCCCCGCCGGGCCGCTGCTGGCCCTGCTGTGGGCCGGCGCCGCCGCGGTCGTCGCCCTGTGGTGGTACGACACCCGGTCGGTGGTGGGCCTCGGCGGCTGGCTGACGGACGCCGGGAGGATCTGCGGGCTGCTGTGCGGCTACAGCTGCGCGATCCTGGTGGCGCTGATGGCCCGGGTCCCGCTCCTGGAGCGGCGCATCGGCTCCGACCGGGTGGCCCGCTGGCACGCCATGGCGGGCCGGTACACGGTCTGCCTGCTCGTCGCGCACGTCACGCTGATCCTCTTCGGGTACGCCGCCCAGGACGGGTCGGGCATCGTGGACGAGACGCTGAGCGTGGTGTTCGACTACCCGGACATGCTCAAGGCCACGATCGGCACGCTCATCCTCTTCGCCGTCGGGATCACTTCGGCGCGCGTGGCCCGCCGCCGGATCAGCCACGAGTTCTGGTACTACGTGCACCTGCTCACCTACGTGGCCGTGTTCCTCGCCTTCTTCCACCAGCTCGCGCTCGGCTCCGACTTCGTCGGCAGCGCCGCCGCCCGGGCCGCCTGGTACGTGCTCTATCTGGGCACGGCCGCGCTGGTGGTGTGGTTCCGGCTGCTCGCGCCGGTGCGGCTGAACCTGCGGCACAAGCTGCGCGTCGAGTCCGTGTACCGCGAGGCGCCGGGCGTCTTCTCCATCGTCGTACGCGGGGAGCGGCTGGACGAACTGAAGGCCCAGGCCGGGCAGTTCTTCCGCTGGCGGTTCCTCGCCGAGGGGATGCGGTGGACCTCCACGCCGTACTCGCTGTCGGCGCCGCCGCGCCCCGATCTGATGCGGATCACCGTGAAGGCACTCGGCGACCACAGCGCCGCCGTGGGGCTGCTGCGGCCCGGCACCCGGGTGTGGGCGGAGGGCCCGTACGGCGCGCTGACCGCCGAGCGGAGCACCGCGCCCAAGGCGCTGCTGATCGCGGGCGGCGTCGGCATCACCCCGCTGCGCGCCCTGTTCGAGGAGCTGCCCGGCGACCTCACGCTGCTCTACCGGGCGCGGACGGCCGAAGACCTCGCGCTGGGCGCCGAGCTGGAGGCCATCGCGAAGTGGCGCGGGGCGCGCGTCCTGTACGCGGTCAACGGCGCCGACGGAACGCGTCCGCGGTTCACCGCCGAATCCCTGCGCGAGGCCGTGCCGGACATCGCCGGGCACGACATCTACCTCTGCGGCCCGCCCGCGATGGCGCGGGACCTGTACGAGGCGCTGCGCGCCGCGGGGGTCCCCGACCGCCGTATCCACCACGAGTCGTTCGAGCTGTGA
- a CDS encoding sensor histidine kinase: MRARLTAGLVVLLAVSCAAVGVAAVYELNGFLTGRLDQQLYDVGARYPASLEHPSGTPKSDHDGDEHGDTRKQSPGTFGARLVGGEVTNAAVVPSGAVAGDQNVPLTAGDKKALAGVPADGRAHTICVSGLGDYRVLATKGLDGDVLITGLPMEPVQAAVHRLELVASCVFGAALAIAGVAGAFWVRWSLRPLSRVAATATRVSELPLASGEVALPPRAPESDPRSEVGRVAGAFNRMLGHVEDALTKRHASEERLRSFAADASHELRTPVASVRGHAELALLHPGPVPPKVTRALERIAAESARMGEMVDDLLLLARLDAGRPLEQLPVDLTHLVLDSVTDARAAGPDRRWTLELAEEPVTVTGDAHRLQQVLANLLANARLHTPVDTKVTVSLEVDDTTAVLTVHDDGPGVPEDVQPGVFERFTRADRRRTGGAGGGAGLGLSIVAAVVEAHGGTVTLESRPGATAFTVRLPVAVTE, encoded by the coding sequence ATGCGGGCCCGGCTCACCGCCGGGCTCGTGGTGCTGCTCGCCGTCAGCTGCGCCGCCGTCGGGGTGGCCGCCGTGTACGAACTGAACGGCTTCCTCACCGGGCGCCTCGACCAGCAGCTGTACGACGTGGGAGCGCGGTACCCCGCGAGCCTGGAGCACCCGTCCGGCACGCCGAAGTCGGACCACGACGGCGACGAACACGGCGACACCCGCAAGCAGAGCCCGGGCACCTTCGGCGCCCGGCTGGTGGGCGGCGAGGTGACCAACGCCGCGGTGGTCCCCTCCGGCGCGGTTGCCGGCGATCAGAACGTGCCCCTGACCGCCGGCGACAAGAAGGCCCTGGCCGGCGTTCCGGCCGACGGCCGCGCCCACACCATCTGCGTCTCGGGCCTGGGCGACTACCGGGTGCTGGCGACGAAGGGACTGGACGGCGACGTCCTGATCACCGGGTTGCCGATGGAACCGGTCCAGGCCGCGGTGCACCGTCTCGAACTGGTCGCCTCCTGCGTGTTCGGCGCGGCCCTGGCGATCGCCGGTGTAGCCGGAGCCTTCTGGGTGCGCTGGTCGCTGCGCCCGCTGAGCCGTGTCGCCGCTACCGCCACCCGGGTCAGTGAACTCCCGCTCGCCAGTGGTGAGGTGGCGTTGCCGCCGCGCGCGCCCGAGTCCGACCCGCGCAGCGAGGTGGGCCGTGTCGCCGGTGCCTTCAACCGCATGCTCGGCCATGTCGAGGACGCGCTGACCAAGCGGCACGCGAGCGAGGAACGGCTGCGCAGCTTCGCCGCCGACGCCAGCCATGAGCTGCGCACCCCGGTCGCCTCGGTCCGCGGCCACGCGGAACTGGCCCTGCTGCACCCGGGCCCGGTGCCCCCCAAGGTGACCCGTGCCCTGGAACGCATCGCCGCCGAGTCGGCCCGCATGGGCGAGATGGTCGACGACCTGCTGCTGCTCGCCCGCCTCGACGCGGGCCGCCCCCTCGAACAGCTTCCCGTGGACCTCACCCACCTCGTCCTCGACTCGGTCACCGACGCACGGGCCGCCGGCCCCGACCGCCGCTGGACCCTGGAGCTCGCGGAGGAGCCGGTCACGGTGACGGGCGACGCACACCGACTCCAACAGGTGTTGGCCAACCTGTTGGCCAACGCACGTTTGCACACACCCGTTGACACCAAGGTCACGGTGTCACTGGAGGTCGACGACACGACGGCCGTCCTGACGGTCCACGACGACGGCCCGGGAGTCCCGGAGGACGTCCAGCCCGGCGTCTTCGAACGCTTCACCCGAGCCGATCGCCGCCGCACCGGGGGCGCGGGCGGTGGCGCGGGGCTGGGCCTGTCGATCGTGGCGGCGGTGGTGGAGGCGCACGGCGGCACCGTTACGCTGGAGAGCCGGCCAGGAGCCACGGCCTTCACGGTCCGGCTGCCCGTCGCCGTAACCGAGTAG
- a CDS encoding FAD:protein FMN transferase produces the protein MAESAEAPPALRHAEEVMGTVFSFDVRGGEPGPVQAALEEAIAQLHRVDEVFSTYREDSQISRLARGELSVEQCDPEVAEVLGLGAEAERLSEGWFSTRYEGRLDPTGIVKGWATERAARHLAAAGASGVSVNGGGDVQLYGVPGSHRPWRVGISDPLRPGSLAAVVSAAGVDELAVATSGTVERGAHIVDPSTGKSAVTDLVAVTVVGPHLTWVDSWATAAFAMGSRQALDWLESLPDIEALLITAGDEVRCTGGLAQRLG, from the coding sequence GTGGCTGAGTCCGCGGAGGCGCCGCCCGCGCTGCGCCACGCCGAGGAGGTCATGGGCACGGTCTTCTCCTTCGACGTACGGGGAGGAGAACCGGGCCCTGTCCAGGCGGCGTTGGAGGAGGCGATCGCCCAACTCCACCGCGTGGACGAGGTGTTCAGCACCTACCGCGAGGACAGCCAGATCTCGCGGCTGGCGCGCGGTGAACTGAGCGTCGAGCAGTGCGATCCCGAGGTCGCCGAGGTGCTCGGTCTGGGCGCGGAGGCCGAGCGGCTGAGCGAGGGCTGGTTCAGCACGAGGTACGAGGGACGGCTCGACCCGACGGGGATCGTGAAGGGCTGGGCGACGGAGCGCGCGGCCCGGCACCTCGCCGCCGCCGGGGCGAGCGGAGTGAGCGTCAACGGCGGCGGCGACGTCCAGCTGTACGGCGTGCCCGGATCGCACCGGCCCTGGCGGGTCGGCATCTCGGACCCGCTCCGCCCGGGCTCACTCGCGGCCGTGGTCTCCGCGGCCGGCGTCGACGAACTGGCCGTGGCCACCTCCGGCACAGTCGAGCGCGGCGCCCACATCGTCGACCCGAGCACCGGCAAGTCCGCGGTCACCGACCTGGTGGCGGTGACCGTGGTGGGCCCCCACCTGACCTGGGTGGACTCCTGGGCAACAGCGGCTTTCGCGATGGGCTCCCGCCAGGCCTTGGACTGGCTGGAGTCGCTCCCGGACATCGAGGCCCTGCTGATCACGGCGGGAGATGAGGTCAGGTGCACCGGGGGCTTGGCTCAACGCCTGGGGTGA
- a CDS encoding acetylornithine transaminase, protein MTANQGVTGNEELTQRWEGSLMDNYGTPRLPLVRGEGTKLWDADGKQYLDFVGGIAVNALGHAHPAIVEAVSKQIASLGHVSNLFIAEPPVTLAERLLRLFGREGRVYFCNSGAEANEGAFKIGRLTGRTHMVATTGGFHGRTMGALALTGQPAKQEPFLPLPGDVTHVPNGDAQALAAAVTEETALVIIEPIQGENGVVVPPAGYLKAARAITAATGSLLVLDEVQTGIGRTGHWFEYQAHEGVLPDIVTLAKGLGGGLPLGATVAFGRAAGLLKPGHHGTTFGGNPVVCAAGLAVLDTIESEGLLENVKRSGEKLRDGIESACGSSGHPLVDHVRGAGLLLGIVLTEPLAPQVQQAAQDAGFLVNAPAPDVVRLMPPLNIGDDEVDAFLQALPGILDAANGDG, encoded by the coding sequence ATGACCGCGAACCAGGGCGTGACCGGCAACGAAGAGCTCACCCAGCGGTGGGAGGGCTCGCTCATGGACAACTACGGCACCCCGCGGCTGCCGCTCGTCCGCGGCGAGGGCACCAAGCTGTGGGACGCGGACGGCAAGCAGTACCTCGACTTCGTCGGCGGGATCGCGGTCAACGCACTCGGGCACGCCCACCCCGCGATCGTCGAGGCCGTGAGCAAGCAGATCGCCTCCCTCGGCCATGTCTCCAACCTCTTCATCGCCGAGCCGCCCGTCACGCTCGCCGAACGGCTGCTCCGGCTCTTCGGGCGCGAGGGCCGGGTGTACTTCTGCAACTCGGGCGCCGAGGCCAACGAGGGCGCTTTCAAGATCGGCCGGCTCACCGGCCGGACGCACATGGTCGCCACCACCGGTGGCTTCCACGGCCGGACCATGGGCGCCCTCGCGCTCACCGGCCAGCCCGCCAAGCAGGAGCCGTTCCTGCCGCTGCCCGGCGACGTCACGCATGTCCCGAACGGCGACGCGCAGGCGCTGGCCGCCGCGGTCACCGAGGAGACGGCCCTCGTCATCATCGAGCCGATCCAGGGTGAGAACGGGGTCGTGGTCCCGCCCGCCGGATATCTGAAGGCGGCTCGTGCCATCACCGCCGCCACCGGATCGCTGCTGGTTCTCGACGAGGTGCAGACCGGAATCGGCCGGACCGGACACTGGTTCGAGTACCAGGCCCACGAGGGCGTCCTGCCCGACATCGTCACGCTCGCCAAGGGCCTCGGCGGCGGACTGCCGCTCGGCGCCACCGTCGCCTTCGGCCGGGCCGCCGGGCTGCTGAAGCCCGGACACCACGGCACGACCTTCGGCGGCAACCCGGTCGTCTGCGCCGCCGGACTCGCCGTGCTCGACACGATCGAGTCCGAGGGACTCCTGGAGAACGTGAAGCGCTCGGGCGAGAAGCTGCGGGACGGAATCGAGAGCGCCTGCGGCAGTTCCGGCCACCCTCTGGTCGACCATGTCCGGGGTGCGGGACTGCTCCTGGGTATCGTGCTCACCGAGCCGCTCGCGCCCCAGGTGCAGCAGGCGGCTCAGGACGCCGGTTTCCTGGTGAACGCGCCCGCCCCCGATGTCGTACGGCTGATGCCGCCGCTGAACATCGGCGACGACGAGGTGGACGCGTTCCTCCAGGCCCTTCCCGGCATCCTCGACGCAGCCAACGGGGACGGATGA
- a CDS encoding arginine repressor yields the protein MSQAQDHEHAGPAVPQTRTARHRRIVDILNRQPVRSQSQLAKLLADDGLSVTQATLSRDLDELNAVKIRNNDGDLIYAVPSEGGFRTPRAPLGESAKEERMRRLSAELLISAEASANLVVLRTPPGAAQFLASAIDQAELQDILGTIAGDDTLLLISRNPTGGQALADHLLRLAQNNH from the coding sequence ATGAGTCAGGCGCAGGATCACGAGCACGCAGGGCCTGCCGTGCCGCAGACCCGCACCGCACGCCACCGCCGGATCGTGGACATCCTCAACCGGCAACCGGTGCGCTCGCAGAGCCAGTTGGCGAAGCTTCTCGCCGACGACGGGCTGAGCGTCACCCAGGCGACGCTCTCCCGGGACCTGGACGAGCTGAACGCGGTGAAGATCCGCAACAACGACGGCGACCTGATCTACGCGGTGCCGAGCGAGGGCGGGTTCCGTACGCCGCGCGCTCCGCTGGGGGAGTCGGCGAAGGAGGAGCGGATGCGGCGGCTGTCCGCGGAGCTGCTGATCTCCGCGGAGGCTTCTGCGAATCTCGTGGTCTTGCGTACGCCTCCGGGCGCTGCGCAGTTCTTGGCCTCGGCTATTGATCAGGCTGAGCTGCAGGACATTCTTGGCACCATTGCCGGGGATGACACGTTGCTGTTGATCAGTCGGAATCCCACGGGAGGTCAGGCTTTGGCCGATCACTTGTTGCGGTTGGCTCAGAACAACCATTGA
- a CDS encoding FMN-binding protein: MHALKKNRPLRRVTLAAATTVTGVVLLLSLKPHTPPTVVQASSSSGQSSSSGSSSGSTSGSSPSGSPSSSGTTKSTGTKTVTGDTVQTRWGPVQVRVTVKNGRITDVTAVAYPTDNPKDQEINSYAIPQLRREALAAQSAQIDSVSGATYTSDGYKQSLQSALDSAGL; this comes from the coding sequence TTGCACGCCCTGAAGAAGAACCGTCCGCTGCGGCGAGTGACGCTGGCCGCCGCGACCACCGTCACCGGTGTCGTCCTGTTGCTGTCGCTGAAGCCGCACACGCCGCCGACCGTGGTCCAGGCGTCCTCGTCGTCGGGCCAGTCCTCGTCCTCCGGAAGCTCATCAGGAAGCACATCCGGAAGCTCCCCGAGCGGCTCCCCCAGCAGCTCCGGAACCACGAAGAGCACGGGTACCAAGACGGTCACCGGCGACACCGTCCAGACCCGTTGGGGCCCCGTCCAGGTGCGCGTGACGGTGAAGAACGGCAGGATCACCGATGTCACGGCGGTCGCCTACCCGACCGACAACCCGAAGGACCAGGAGATCAACAGCTACGCGATTCCGCAGCTCAGGCGGGAGGCGCTGGCGGCCCAGAGCGCGCAGATCGACTCCGTCTCGGGGGCCACGTACACCAGCGACGGGTACAAGCAGTCCCTCCAGTCGGCACTGGACTCTGCGGGCCTCTGA
- a CDS encoding FMN-binding protein — protein MKKSHPIRRVVLATAATVSGIVLLLSLKPASDPAAASAQGGTAPQQTAAGQESPQGGNASQTGSQTVTGSVTQTQYGPVQVRLTMSGGKITKAEAVQAPAGGTSDQKTALAIPKLNEEAVAAQSADIDAVSGATYTSGGYKQSLQSALDKAKTAGSGTSGSSGSAAGSSGSSSSPQAPATQAPATQARIITGSVAQTQYGPVQVRITLSGDKITKAEAVQAPSGGTSSQKTALAVPKLNQEAVAAGSADIDAVSGATYTSGGYKQSLQSALDKAGG, from the coding sequence ATGAAGAAGAGCCACCCCATTCGGCGCGTCGTGCTCGCCACCGCCGCCACCGTGTCCGGGATCGTCCTGCTGCTGTCGCTGAAGCCCGCGTCCGATCCGGCCGCCGCGTCGGCGCAGGGCGGAACGGCGCCCCAGCAGACGGCGGCCGGGCAGGAGTCGCCCCAGGGCGGCAACGCGTCACAGACGGGCTCGCAGACCGTCACCGGAAGCGTCACCCAGACCCAGTACGGGCCCGTCCAGGTACGGCTCACCATGAGCGGCGGCAAGATCACCAAAGCGGAGGCCGTCCAGGCGCCCGCGGGCGGCACCAGCGACCAGAAGACCGCCCTGGCCATCCCCAAACTCAACGAGGAGGCCGTCGCCGCACAGAGCGCGGACATCGACGCGGTCTCGGGGGCGACCTACACCAGCGGCGGCTACAAGCAGTCCCTCCAGTCGGCCCTGGACAAGGCCAAGACCGCGGGCAGCGGTACGTCGGGATCCTCGGGGTCGGCCGCCGGGTCCTCGGGCTCGTCCTCGTCGCCCCAGGCACCGGCCACCCAGGCCCCCGCCACGCAGGCCCGCATCATCACCGGAAGCGTCGCCCAGACCCAGTACGGGCCGGTCCAGGTCCGCATCACCCTGAGCGGCGACAAGATCACCAAGGCCGAGGCGGTCCAGGCACCCAGCGGCGGCACCAGCAGCCAGAAGACGGCGCTGGCCGTACCCAAGCTCAACCAGGAAGCCGTCGCGGCCGGGAGCGCCGACATCGACGCCGTCTCCGGCGCCACCTACACCAGCGGCGGCTACAAGCAGTCCCTCCAGTCGGCCCTGGACAAGGCCGGTGGCTGA
- a CDS encoding ferredoxin reductase family protein, producing the protein MRRIRPRRSPAVPLLLAVWAGAAGVIWLWWNNTPSIADDNSKILNAGRITGLLAGYLMALVVLQMARVPALERRVGSDRVARWHAMSGRYTICLVLAHLFLTMWGYALQSGKGLGGIVQQTIDSVNQLPDMGKAAIGTGLLVLIGFISIGGVRRLIPYDTWYHVHLLTYAAVFLTFWHQLSTGNDFAVEPTAKTVWYGLYGSVTALVVWYRILSPIRLNLKHRMRVEAVIEETPGIVSVLISGRKLHRMGAEAGQFFRWRFLAPGMRLSSHPYSLSAAPRPTMLRITVKAIGDHSSALRDLEPGTRVWAEGPYGALTAGKRSRGKVLLVAGGVGITPMRALFETLPGASGDLTLLYRANSTQDLALWDELAVISKERGARLMYAVNSPGGERPDISAETLRRKLPDIDRHDVFMCGPPGFAQEVYEALRGAGVPARRIHHESFEM; encoded by the coding sequence ATGCGCCGTATTCGCCCACGCCGCTCGCCCGCCGTCCCGTTGTTGCTCGCCGTCTGGGCGGGCGCGGCCGGGGTCATCTGGCTGTGGTGGAACAACACCCCGTCCATCGCGGACGACAACAGCAAGATCCTCAACGCGGGCCGGATCACCGGGCTGCTCGCCGGTTATCTGATGGCGCTCGTGGTGCTGCAGATGGCCCGGGTGCCCGCCCTGGAACGCCGGGTGGGCTCCGACCGGGTCGCCCGCTGGCACGCCATGAGCGGCCGGTACACGATCTGTCTGGTCCTGGCCCATCTCTTCCTGACCATGTGGGGCTACGCCCTGCAGTCCGGCAAGGGGCTCGGCGGGATCGTCCAGCAGACCATCGACTCGGTCAACCAGCTGCCCGACATGGGCAAGGCCGCGATCGGCACGGGTCTGCTGGTGCTCATCGGGTTCATCTCCATCGGCGGTGTCCGCCGGCTGATCCCGTACGACACCTGGTACCACGTCCACCTGCTGACGTACGCCGCCGTGTTCCTGACGTTCTGGCACCAGCTGTCCACCGGCAACGACTTCGCCGTCGAGCCCACCGCGAAGACGGTCTGGTACGGGCTGTACGGGTCGGTGACCGCGCTCGTCGTCTGGTACCGGATCCTCTCGCCGATCCGGCTCAACCTGAAGCACCGGATGCGGGTCGAGGCGGTGATCGAGGAGACGCCCGGGATCGTGTCGGTGCTGATCAGCGGGCGGAAGCTGCACCGGATGGGCGCCGAGGCCGGGCAGTTCTTCCGTTGGCGCTTCCTGGCGCCGGGCATGCGGCTGAGCTCGCACCCGTACTCGCTGTCGGCGGCGCCCCGCCCCACCATGCTGCGTATCACTGTGAAGGCGATCGGCGACCACAGTTCCGCGCTGCGTGACCTGGAGCCGGGCACCCGGGTCTGGGCCGAGGGCCCCTACGGGGCGCTGACGGCGGGCAAGCGCAGCCGCGGCAAGGTGCTGCTGGTGGCGGGCGGCGTCGGGATCACGCCGATGCGGGCGCTGTTCGAGACGCTGCCCGGCGCGTCCGGCGACCTGACGCTGCTGTACCGGGCCAACAGCACCCAGGACCTGGCGCTGTGGGACGAGCTCGCCGTCATCTCCAAGGAGCGCGGGGCCCGGCTGATGTACGCGGTCAACAGCCCCGGCGGGGAGCGCCCGGACATCTCGGCGGAAACGTTGCGCCGCAAGCTGCCGGACATCGACCGCCACGACGTCTTCATGTGCGGGCCGCCCGGCTTCGCCCAAGAGGTGTACGAAGCACTGCGCGGCGCGGGGGTCCCCGCCCGCCGCATCCATCACGAGTCGTTCGAGATGTGA
- a CDS encoding response regulator transcription factor — protein sequence MNTPRSRGNGRLALTRPDGTPVRVLVVDDDPDLAEVLSGALRYEGWEVRTAGDGASAVTEARELLPDAVVLDVMLPDTDGFAVLRQLHTVKPDVCVLFLTARDAVEDRIAGITAGGDDYVTKPFSLEEVVARLRGLLRRAGMARQLDEGPRLTVGDLVMDEEAREVTRGGELIELSPTEFELLRFLMRNPRRVLSKAQILDRVWSYDFGGQAHVVELYISYLRKKVDAGREPMIHTVRGAGYVIKPVAGR from the coding sequence ATGAACACTCCCCGCTCCCGAGGCAACGGCCGGCTCGCGCTCACCCGGCCCGACGGCACCCCTGTACGCGTCCTCGTCGTCGACGACGACCCGGATCTCGCCGAGGTGCTCTCCGGGGCCCTGCGCTATGAGGGCTGGGAGGTGCGCACGGCGGGCGACGGGGCCTCGGCCGTCACCGAGGCCCGGGAACTGCTGCCCGACGCCGTCGTCCTCGACGTGATGCTCCCGGACACCGACGGTTTCGCCGTGCTGCGCCAACTGCACACCGTGAAGCCCGACGTCTGCGTCCTCTTCCTCACCGCGCGGGATGCCGTCGAGGACCGGATCGCCGGCATCACCGCGGGCGGCGACGACTACGTCACCAAGCCGTTCAGCCTGGAGGAGGTCGTCGCCCGGCTGCGCGGACTGCTGCGCCGCGCGGGCATGGCCCGGCAGCTGGACGAGGGGCCCCGGCTCACCGTCGGCGACCTGGTCATGGACGAGGAGGCCCGCGAGGTGACCCGCGGCGGCGAGCTGATCGAGCTGTCGCCGACCGAGTTCGAACTCCTGCGCTTCCTGATGCGCAATCCGCGTCGCGTCCTCAGCAAGGCGCAGATCCTCGACCGTGTGTGGTCGTACGACTTCGGCGGCCAGGCCCATGTAGTCGAGCTCTACATCTCGTACCTGCGCAAGAAGGTGGACGCGGGGCGCGAACCCATGATCCACACGGTGCGGGGCGCCGGCTATGTGATCAAGCCGGTGGCGGGACGATGA